The following coding sequences are from one Acipenser ruthenus chromosome 7, fAciRut3.2 maternal haplotype, whole genome shotgun sequence window:
- the LOC117414989 gene encoding leucine-rich repeat and fibronectin type III domain-containing protein 1-like encodes MERIVFCVLMFGVLVKAHNCPGRCICQNISPTLTLLCAKTGLLFVPPTIDRKTVELRLTDNFITVIRRKDFLNMTSLVHLTLSRNTISQIMPHAFVDLRALRALHMDGNRLNSLKNEHFKGLSNLRHLILGNNQIHHVASATFDEFLGTIEDLDISYNNLETLPWEAIAKMTNINTLTLDHNLIDHIEEGTFSMLHKLVRLDMTSNRLHKLPPDTLFLRAEVLANAEVSNPSTLTVSFGGNPLHCNCELLWLRRLTREDDLETCASPDALMDKYFWSIQEEEFICEPPLITRHHASKAYVMEGQGVTLKCKAVGDPDPSIHWISPDGKLIHNTSRTVLFDNGTLDIFITTLKDSGSFSCIASNAAGEATAPVEVNIVPLPLFVNNTSHMKEPDPGLSDITTSSKSSSNDTKNQDKKVVVGELTSSSAVIRWPSERHIPGIRMYQIQYNNTSDDTLVYRMIPSTSKTFLVNDLAGGRDYDLCVLAVYDDGITSLTATRVVGCVQFSTASENSQCKFIHSQFLGGTMIIIIGGIIVASVLVFIIILMIRYKVYNNQDDYTLAKVSNVYSQTSSNQPAMQCSSSKQAEEKNEIWAKEAANKDCKALVLKVDCEKPEAPQPSHTVITEVQLSLIPIERPQTQTSVDLQQAAAVLSSEDAQTDSSVAGSTISLCLIGSSNGNKEAPKLRDKKSTLGSIGLLPSNIARTRHRFSFDGDYSLFQSNSYPRRARTRRHMSSTQLNVDVASPLGNRRVIFSSTEWMLESTV; translated from the exons ATGGAAAGGATTGTCTTCTGCGTGTTGATGTTCGGCGTGTTGGTGAAGGCTCATAACTGCCCTGGTCGCTGCATCTGCCAGAACATCTCCCCTACCCTGACTTTGCTCTGTGCCAAAACGGGACTCCTGTTTGTACCACCCACCATCGACCGCAAAACCGTGGAGCTCCGCCTGACAGACAACTTTATCACCGTTATCCGGAGGAAGGACTTTCTCAACATGACCAGCCTGGTTCATCTCACCCTGTCTAGGAACACCATCAGCCAGATCATGCCTCATGCTTTCGTGGACTTGAGAGCCCTCCGTGCATTGCACATGGATGGCAACAGGCTTAACTCCCTGAAGAACGAGCACTTCAAGGGTCTCAGCAACCTGCGTCACCTCATTTTAGGGAACAACCAGATCCACCACGTGGCTTCTGCCACGTTTGATGAGTTTCTTGGCACCATTGAAGACTTGGATATCTCGTACAACAACCTAGAAACCCTCCCTTGGGAGGCTATTGCCAAGATGACCAACATCAACACTCTCACGTTGGACCACAATCTGATAGATCATATTGAAGAAGGGACCTTCTCCATGCTTCACAAGCTAGTCAGGCTTGACATGACTTCGAACCGGCTGCACAAGCTGCCTCCAGACACCCTGTTCCTGCGCGCTGAAGTCTTGGCCAATGCTGAGGTGTCCAACCCTTCCACATTGACAGTCAGCTTTGGTGGGAACCCCTTGCACTGTAACTGCGAGCTACTCTGGCTTAGGAGGCTTACCAGGGAAGATGACTTGGAGACATGTGCTTCCCCCGATGCCCTTATGGATAAATACTTCTGGTCTATTCAAGAGGAGGAGTTCATCTGTGAACCACCTCTGATCACCAGACACCACGCCTCTAAAGCCTATGTCATGGAAGGGCAAGGGGTGACCTTGAAGTGCAAAGCTGTTGGAGATCCAGACCCTTCCATCCATTGGATCTCTCCCGATGGGAAGCTCATCCACAACACCTCCAGGACCGTCCTCTTTGACAATGGGACTTTGGACATCTTCATCACTACCCTTAAGGATAGCGGATCTTTCAGCTGCATCGCCTCCAACGCTGCCGGGGAAGCGACTGCCCCCGTTGAGGTCAACATTGTCCCCCTGCCCCTTTtcgtcaacaacaccagccacatGAAGGAGCCCGACCCTGGCTTGTCTGATATTACCACCTCGTCCAAATCGAGTTCCAACGACACCAAGAACCAAGACAAGAAGGTGGTGGTTGGAGAGCTGACCTCATCCTCTGCCGTCATCAGGTGGCCTTCTGAGCGTCACATCCCTGGCATCCGCATGTATCAGATCCAATACAACAACACCTCTGATGACACACTGGTTTACAG AATGATTCCATCAACTAGCAAGACCTTCTTAGTGAATGACTTAGCAGGAGGTCGGGACTATGACCTCTGTGTCCTAGCTGTCTATGATGACGGGATCACCTCTCTGACAGCCACCAGAGTGGTGGGCTGTGTCCAGTTCTCCACAGCCAGCGAGAACAGCCAGTGCAAGTTCATCCACAGCCAGTTCCTTGGAGGAACGATGATCATCATCATTGGAGGCATCATAGTGGCTTCCGTCCTTGTCTTCATCATCATTCTGATGATCCGTTACAAGGTCTACAACAACCAAGACGACTACACCTTAGCCAAAGTGAGCAACGTCTACTCCCAGACCAGCAGCAACCAGCCCGCCATGCAGTGTTCCTCCTCCAAGCAAGCAGAGGAGAAAAATGAGATCTGGGCCAAGGAGGCTGCCAACAAAGACTGCAAGGCTCTGGTCTTGAAAGTGGATTGCGAGAAACCAGAGGCTCCCCAGCCCAGCCACACTGTCATCACTGAGGTCCAGCTGTCTCTGATTCCAATAGAAAGGCCGCAGACCCAGACCAGCGTAGACCTCCAGCAAGCGGCAGCTGTCCTGTCTTCAGAGGATGCCCAGACAGACAGCAGCGTAGCAGGTTCCACCATATCACTCTGCTTGATAGGTTCCTCTAACGGCAACAAAGAGGCACCCAAGCTTAGGGATAAAAAGAGCACCCTGGGTAGCATTGGCCTCCTTCCTAGCAACATTGCAAGAACTCGGCACAGGTTCTCCTTCGATGGGGACTACTCGTTGTTTCAGAGTAACAGTTACCCCAGAAGGGCAAGGACAAGGAGACACATGTCCTCTACCCAGCTAAACGTGGACGTGGCTTCTCCTTTAGGGAACCGGAGGGTGATCTTTAGCAGCACAGAGTGGATGTTGGAAAGCACGGTTTGA